A stretch of Castanea sativa cultivar Marrone di Chiusa Pesio chromosome 2, ASM4071231v1 DNA encodes these proteins:
- the LOC142626300 gene encoding uncharacterized protein LOC142626300 → MEEGLRSGGPSGLVVKNRSSSGCLIVRKKSGDGGAGSSSSRKVYERRKEKKRSRLVLSDSGSSDELLPTPRRRVAPETIRVCNGLSAYDKGIGEEGGVVRKRDRLDHVRHYEDSMIGRNGFDESERKRNKMDVFEFDEYDGLDGERMRRKRFDGSGIEVGGRRYFGSMDKPRGGMEREYETGPGRHGVDKRKNLYFDRTSGLNLGDNVDNGRFKMSRDGAQLPQSFLREKFGSHSDEPIRVQGKNGVLKVMVNKKKKLGGGPLENFDPRKAEESRKSLKTPDVAKRNIVIHSSSYPPETKLIEKPGLFVRPEKSQLALQKSLSSKNIKGVKWDSEDSDTSLKLRLKNAEAHDSVKKVSCKEENTPMKNVSSKEEKTPPCEKLPPTAIKEGKVRRGSGTEKQKLRERIRGMLLEAGWTIDYRPRRNRDYLDAVYINPSGTAYWSIIKAYDALQKQLKDEDDEAKASGDIASFAPIADDVLSQLTRKTRKKIEKELKKKRRDYSDSENEAEPALRRSASTKHDVDSMDSASHEEKLSSFIKQGGKSMKGRMNENGSASVNSKSQNSIHDSIEKASSGSNSRIHGRKSRKLGRCTLLVRSSKKGQNSETDGFIPYTGKRTLLSWLIDSKTVELSQKVQYMNRRRTRVMLEGWITRDGIHCGCCSKILTVSKFEIHAGSKLRQPFQHIYLDSGISLLQCQIDAWNSQEESERTGFHSIDIDGDDPNDDTCGICADGGDLICCDGCPSTFHQSCLDIQTLPPGDWHCPNCTCKFCGLVSVGAAEGDDSTASALLKCSLCEKKYHESCMPETDAIPVDSNNLVPSFCGQKCKEIFEHLQKYLGVKHELEAGFSWSLIHRMDEDSDTSLRGLPQRVEGNSKLAVALTVMDECFLPVVDRRSGVNLIHNVLYNCGSNFNRINYSGFYTAILERGDEIICAASIRFHGTKLAEMPFIGTRHIYRRQGMCRRLFGAIESALYSLKVEKLIIPAIAELMNTWTMVFGFTPLEESLRKEMRSMNMLVFPGTDMLQKLLLEQDNMEGNMAASTGAKQMECKIKLSTKPEAENKSDMDSLAGHDSNGCNSNGSDLAKEIADEVAAADDKSDKDSSVGHDPHACDDTGLHDANEITDEVVATDNKCDMNSSADLHGYGDAGLQGGDELMNEVADADNKSDMDSSAGRDPQGCDNAGLHDANDSVDNKSRMDSASGHDSQGGDDTGLPSANETADNFETADSSCLDALKLKIPALTEQTVCSDSLSGDKLAESVSKKKPDPPPSVSYAAIEIGNKPLLDFPVKDNMQSSVQCPLVPLNDTLVMSSSLDASDEVKIPVSVEGTACSDSHAEDKLAQFASGRKCMSSSDISHDALELENKPAMDFPVEDHAQSLEVSDLDGVHEINDIDCLEPVPSSGEIFAENTTKEINEKQDVSDSTQNGSGECSLQFKYDSNIQIVGGTEGTLHASDSDDKSETAARERKTESSSV, encoded by the exons ATGGAAGAGGGATTGAGATCTGGTGGCCCTTCGGGGCTAGTGGTGAAGAATAGGAGCTCTTCAGGTTGTTTAATTGTTAGGAAAAAGAGTGGGGATGGAGGGGCTGGTTCTTCGAGTTCTCGAAAGGTTTACGAGCggaggaaggagaagaagaggtCTAGGTTGGTTTTGAGTGATTCGGGGTCGAGTGACGAGCTTTTGCCCACGCCTCGTCGAAGGGTTGCCCCCGAAACTATTAGGGTTTGCAATGGTTTATCTGCCTATGATAAGGGTATTGGAGAGGAGGGTGGAGTTGTTCGAAAGAGGGATAGGTTGGATCATGTTAGGCATTATGAGGATAGTATGATTGGTAGGAATGGTTTTGATGAGAGCGAGaggaagaggaataagatggaTGTGTTTGAGTTCGATGAGTATGACGGGCTTGATGGGGAAAGGATGCGTAGGAAACGTTTCGATGGTAGTGGAATTGAAGTTGGAGGAAGGAGGTATTTTGGATCAATGGATAAGCCTCGGGGTGGGATGGAGAGGGAATATGAAACCGGGCCGGGTAGACATGGTGTTGACAAGAgaaagaatttatattttgaccGGACAAGTGGCTTGAATTTGGGAGATAATGTTGATAATGGTAGGTTTAAGATGAGTAGAGATGGAGCTCAGCTACCTCAATCATTTTTAAGAGAGAAGTTCGGGAGTCATTCAGATGAGCCGATTAGAGTTCAGGGCAAAAATGGTGTTTTGAAGGTGATGgtaaacaagaagaagaaattgggTGGTGGGcctttggaaaattttgatcCCCGCAAAGCTGAGGAAAGTAGAAAGAGTTTGAAAACTCCAGATGTTGCTAAAAGGAATATAGTAATTCATTCTTCATCATACCCACCAGAGACAAAACTTATTGAGAAACCAGGTTTATTTGTCCGGCCAGAAAAAAGTCAGCTGGCTTTGCAGAAATCTCTATCAAGTAAGAATATCAAGGGTGTCAAATGGGATTCAGAGGACAGTGATACGTCATTAAAGCTAAGATTGAAGAATGCGGAGGCTCATGATTCTGTGAAGAAGGTAAGTTGCAAAGAAGAAAATACTCCTATGAAAAATGTAAGTTCCAAAGAGGAAAAGACTCCTCCTTGTGAGAAGCTCCCACCAACTGCAATTAAAGAAGGAAAAGTTAGGCGTGGTAGTGGCACAGAAAAGCAAAAACTGCGTGAACGGATTAGAGGGATGCTTCTGGAAGCTGGCTGGACAATAGATTATAGGCCTAGGAGGAACAGAGACTATCTGGATGCTGTGTACATTAATCCCTCAGGAACAGCGTACTGGTCAATCATCAAGGCCTATGATGCACTGCAAAAGCAATTGAAAGATGAGGATGATGAGGCCAAAGCCAGTGGGGACATTGCTTCATTTGCTCCTATAGCAGATGATGTGCTCAGCCAATTAACCAGGAAAACTCGaaagaaaattgagaaagaACTGAAAAAGAAGCGAAGAGATTACAGTGATAGTGAGAATGAAGCAGAACCTGCTTTGAGAAGATCTGCGAGTACCAAGCATGATGTGGATAGCATGGACAGTGCTAGCCACGAAGAGAAACTAAGCTCCTTCATAAAGCAGGGTGGTAAGTCAATGAAGGGTAGAATGAATGAAAATGGTTCTGCCAGTGTAAACTCAAAAAGTCAGAATTCTATTCATGATAGCATTGAAAAAGCATCCTCTGGATCCAATTCCCGTATACATGGAAGAAAGAGTAGAAAACTTGGCAGATGTACTTTGTTGGTTCGTAGTTCTAAGAAGGGGCAAAACTCGGAAACTGATGGTTTCATTCCATATACTGGAAAACGGACACTACTTTCCTGGCTGATTGACTCTAAAACTGTGGAGTTAAgccaaaaagtgcagtataTGAACCGTCGGCGGACTCGAGTAATGCTGGAGGGTTGGATAACACGAGATGGCATTCATTGTGGTTGCTGTAGTAAAATCCTCACTGTTTCGAAGTTTGAGATTCATGCAGGGAGCAAATTGCGTCAGCCATTTCAACACATATATCTGGATTCTGGGATTTCTCTTCTGCAGTGCCAGATTGACGCATGGAATAGCCAGGAAGAGTCTGAACGCACTGGTTTCCACTCTATAGACATAGATGGAGATGATCCAAATGATGACACTTGTGGCATCTGTGCAGATGGTGGGGATTTGATCTGTTGTGATGGTTGTCCATCAACATTTCATCAGAGTTGCTTGGACATACAG ACACTTCCACCTGGTGATTGGCACTGTCCAAATTGTACATGCAAATTTTGTGGGTTAGTCAGTGTGGGTGCTGCTGAAGGAGATGATTCTACTGCCTCTGCACTACTCAAGTGTAGTTTGTGTGAGAAAAAAT ATCATGAATCATGCATGCCAGAGACGGATGCTATTCCTGTTGATTCCAATAATCTAGTCCCTTCCTTTTGTGGGCAAAAATGTAAAGAG ATCTTTGAGCATTTGCAGAAGTATCTTGGAGTCAAACATGAACTGGAAGCAGGCTTTTCTTGGTCTCTTATTCATAGAATGGACGAAGACTCAGACACATCTCTTCGAGGGCTTCCTCAGAGGGTGGAAGGCAATTCTAAGCTAGCTGTTGCACTGACTGTTATGGATGAATGCTTTTTGCCAGTTGTTGACAGGAGGAGTGGGGTTAATTTGATACATAATGTTCTTTATAATTGTGG ATCAAACTTCAATCGAATAAACTATAGTGGCTTCTACACTGCTATTTTGGAGAGGGGTGATGAAATAATCTGTGCAGCATCTATCAG GTTTCATGGGACTAAGTTAGCAGAGATGCCATTTATTGGAACTCGCCACATATATAGGCGTCAGGGGATGTGCCGTCGGCTTTTTGGCGCTATTGAATCA GCTCTCTACTCTCTCAAGGTTGAGAAACTGATTATTCCTGCAATTGCTGAACTCATGAATACATGGACTATGGTTTTTGGCTTCACTCCTCTTGAGGAATCTCTCAGGAAAGAAATGAGATCAATGAATATGTTGGTCTTCCCTGGTACAGATATGTTACAGAAGCTGCTACTGGAGCAAGATAACATGGAGGGGAACATGGCAGCCAGCACAG GTGCAAAGCAGATGGAGTGCAAAATCAAGCTTTCTACTAAGCCTGAGGCGGAAAATAAATCTGATATGGATTCCTTAGCTGGGCATGATTCTAATGGGTGTAACAGCAATGGTTCGGATCTTGCTAAGGAGATAGCTGATGAAGTTGCAGCTGCAGATGATAAATCTGATAAGGACTCCTCTGTTGGGCATGATCCTCATGCGTGTGATGATACTGGTTTGCATGATGCTAATGAGATAACTGATGAAGTTGTGGCTACGGATAATAAATGTGATATGAATTCCTCAGCCGATCTACATGGGTATGGTGATGCTGGTCTGCAAGGTGGTGATGAACTAATGAATGAAGTTGCAGATGCTGACAATAAATCTGATATGGATTCCTCAGCTGGGCGTGACCCTCAGGGGTGTGATAATGCTGGTTTGCATGATGCTAATGATTCTGTGGATAATAAATCTAGGATGGATTCTGCATCTGGGCATGATTCTCAAGGAGGTGATGATACTGGTTTGCCCAGTGCCAATGAGACAGCTGATAATTTTGAAACTGCAGATTCAAGTTGTTTAGATGCTCTTAAACTTAAGATTCCAGCTTTGACTGAGCAGACTGTGTGTTCTGACTCTCTTTCTGGAGACAAGTTAGCAGAGTCTGTTTCTAAGAAGAAACCTGACCCTCCCCCTAGTGTGAGCTATGCTGCTATAGAGATAGGAAATAAACCATTGTTGGATTTTCCTGTCAAAGATAATATGCAGTCTTCTGTCCAATGTCCGCTTGTGCCCTTAAATGATACTCTGGTGATGAGTAGTTCATTAGATGCTTCTGATGAAGTTAAAATTCCTGTTTCAGTTGAGGGGACTGCGTGTTCTGACTCTCATGCAGAGGACAAGTTAGCTCAGTTTGCATCTGGCAGGAAATGTATGTCATCATCTGATATTAGTCATGATGCACTTGAGCTGGAAAACAAACCAGCAATGGATTTTCCTGTTGAAGATCATGCCCAATCTCTTGAAGTGAGTGATTTGGATGGGGTACATGAAATAAATGACATCGACTGTCTTGAGCCCGTTCCTTCTTCAGGAGAAATTTTTGCAGAGAACACCACCAAGGAGATCAATGAAAAGCAAGATGTCTCTGATTCTACACAAAATGGTTCTGGTGAGTGTTCCCTGCAATTTAAATAtgattcaaatattcaaattgTGGGTGGGACAGAAGGCACATTACATGCATCTGATTCTGATGACAAGTCTGAGACCGCTGCACGTGAAAGAAAGACTGAATCCAGTTCTGTTTGA
- the LOC142624656 gene encoding small ribosomal subunit protein eS24z-like, which translates to MADTKAVTIRTRKFMTNRLLSRKQFVIDVLHPGRPNVSKAELKEKLSKMYEVKDSNSIFVFKFRTHFGGGKSTGFGLIYDSVENAKKYEPKYRLIRNGLDTKVEKSRKQMKERKNRAKKIRGVKKTKASDAAKAGKKK; encoded by the exons ATGGCGGACACCAAGGCAGTGACTATTCGGACGAGGAAGTTCATGACCAATAGGCTTCTGTCCAGGAAGCAATTC GTCATTGATGTTTTGCACCCTGGTAGGCCTAATGTTTCAAAG GCTGAGCTGAAAGAGAAATTGTCAAAGATGTATGAGGTGAAAGACTCAAATTccatttttgtattcaagttccGTACACATTTTGGAGGCGGGAAGTCAACTGGGTTCGGGCTGATTTATGATTCAGTTGAGAACGCGAAGAAGTATGAGCCCAAGTACAGGCTTATCAGG AATGGACTGGATACCAAGGTAGAAAAGTCAAGGAAGCAGATGAAGGAAAGGAAAAACAGGGCAAAGAAGATCCGAGGTGTAAAGAAG ACTAAGGCTAGTGACGCTGCCAAGGCCGGAAAGAAGAAGTGA
- the LOC142623804 gene encoding FLUCTUATING-LIGHT-ACCLIMATION protein 1, chloroplastic-like — protein MAFKFLQNHPVLALILALLLAHEILYTAFAASGGRMGGSSFASEKESSSYSSSKSYNIYHYDNNPRFSSGYVDDDIDSLRVNEKHEGTSAWFFILPFGSFVGIYLLIAYLNRASVVRVQVGLSGMAHSIQKELSTLATTVDTSENKSCNFFLSNMAYLYQRELSTLTTAIDASKNKSFHFFLTESAVALLRHRKHWISGYSSVVRRWSLKAVEKEFRQLSTDERVKYDIESLVNVDNMKVQRTIIPRENEVEKNYIVVTILVAVKGALNMPEIKSTEDLRTALHYLNTISSTNTLAVEVLWSPQAEHDTLSEDELLENYPLLRPI, from the exons ATGGCCTTCAAGTTTCTCCAAAACCATCCAGTTCTTGCTCTCATTCTAGCTTTGTTATTAGCCCATGAAATTTTGTACACAGCCTTTGCTGCCTCTGGTGGCAGAATGGGTGGTTCTTCCTTCGCTTCAGAGAAAGAATCATCTTCATATTCGTCTTCTAAGTCTTACAATATATATCATTATGACAATAACCCAAGATTTAGTAGTGGATATGTTGATGATGATATTGATAGCCTAAGGGTCAATGAGAAACATGAGGGTACGAGTGcgtggttttttattttaccatttggGTCTTTTGTGGGGATTTATCTTTTGATCGCTTATCTTAATAGAGCAAGTGTTGTCAGGGTTCAG GTTGGTTTATCAGGCATGGCTCACTCAATTCAAAAAGAACTTAGTACACTTGCTACAACTGTAGACACATCTGAAAACAAGAGCTGCAACTTCTTCTTATCAAACATGGCTTATTTATATCAAAGAGAACTTAGTACACTTACTACAGCTATAGACGCATCTAAAAACAAGAGCTTCCACTTCTTTTTAACAG AGTCTGCAGTAGCTTTGCTTCGGCATCGAAAACACTGGATTTCTGGTTATTCATCT GTGGTACGGAGGTGGAGTCTTAAAGCTGTGGAAAAGGAATTCAGACAACTTTCAACTGATGAGAGGGTGAAATATGACATTGAGTCGCTTGTCAATGTTGACAACATGAAAGTACAAAGAACCATTATCCCAAGGGAAAACGAAgttgaaaaaaattacatagtG GTTACAATCCTGGTAGCTGTTAAAGGTGCACTAAATATGCCCGAAATTAAAAGTACTGAAGACTTGAGGACAGCCTTGCACTACTTGAATACCATCAGTTCCACTAATACACTG GCTGTAGAGGTGCTTTGGAGCCCACAGGCAGAACATGATACGTTGTCAGAGGATGAATTGCTTGAAAACTACCCTCTTTTGAGGCCAATATGA